One Manduca sexta isolate Smith_Timp_Sample1 chromosome 28, JHU_Msex_v1.0, whole genome shotgun sequence DNA window includes the following coding sequences:
- the LOC115443322 gene encoding protein obstructor-E — MSTGRHWTSLIVLVATAALASCAQVEDPCKTKSRVVADDKYCDKYWECDNGQSIQYDCPNGLVFAGKHRGVTEGCDYPWRSNYCEYPKVQTNPPIGTEHCDWLYGIFGHETSCTRYWTCWNGTATEQLCIGGLLYNENAHSCDWPENVDGCQKHPLCNEDPNGNVPLGKSCNRYWQCQGGYPRLQRCPAMLVFDRRSLRCVVPPTEECDVPTTTAPPPEEDQQDLRQGQQQPQKRPGNDYQEQQGRQRPRN, encoded by the exons ATGTCAACTGGACGGCATTGGACGAGCCTCATCG TGCTCGTGGCTACAGCAGCTCTAGCATCATGTGCACAAGTAGAAGACCCTTGCAAGACGAAGTCCAGGGTAGTGGCAGACGACAAATACTGCGACAAGTATTGGGAGTGCGACAACGGACAGTCCATCCAGTATGATTGTCCTAATGGGCTGGTGTTTGCTGGCAAGCACAGGGGAGTGACGGAAGGCTGTGACTACCCTTGGAGGTCGAACTACTGCGAATACCCCAAGGTTCAAACCA ACCCGCCGATCGGAACGGAGCACTGCGACTGGCTATACGGCATTTTCGGGCACGAGACCTCATGCACCAGGTACTGGACGTGCTGGAACGGTACCGCCACTGAACAGCTGTGCATTGGCGGGCTGCTGTACAACGAAAACGCGCACTCCTGCGACTGGCCAGAGAATGTCGACGGCTGTCAGAAACATC CTCTCTGCAACGAAGACCCCAATGGCAACGTGCCCCTCGGCAAATCCTGCAATAGGTACTGGCAATGCCAGGGAGGATACCCTCGCTTGCAGAGATGCCCTGCCATGCTCGTGTTCGACAGACGCTCGCTGAGATGTGTGGTGCCCCCTACTGAGGAGTGTGACGTCCCCACCACCACAGCGCCTCCGCCAGAGGAAGACCAACAGGATCTGAGACAG GGTCAACAGCAACCACAGAAGCGACCGGGTAACGACTACCAGGAGCAGCAAGGTCGCCAGCGGCCCAGGAACTAA